Proteins from one Flavobacterium branchiarum genomic window:
- a CDS encoding shikimate dehydrogenase family protein produces the protein MIHNFKRRFGLLGKNISYSFSKGYFTEKFNDEHFKGCSYENFDIPEINQFTTLTKSNPDLKGLNVTIPYKQQVLPFLDKLSKKATLIGAVNTIKFTKKGKLKGYNTDYYGFKKSLKPLLKSHHKKALILGTGGASKAVAFALNELDIPYTFVSREAKENCIDYNQINATTFDNYQIIINSTPVGTSPNIEACPAIPYEYFTKKHIAYDLIYNPEETTFLRKAKENGATIKNGYDMLIFQAEKAWKIWNK, from the coding sequence TTTAAAAGACGTTTTGGCTTGTTAGGGAAAAACATTAGTTACTCTTTTTCAAAAGGTTATTTTACCGAAAAATTCAACGACGAACATTTTAAAGGATGTAGTTATGAAAATTTTGATATTCCTGAGATCAATCAGTTTACGACGTTAACAAAAAGTAATCCTGATTTGAAAGGATTAAACGTAACAATTCCTTACAAACAACAAGTACTACCCTTTTTAGATAAATTATCAAAAAAAGCTACATTAATCGGTGCTGTAAATACTATCAAGTTTACCAAAAAAGGAAAACTAAAAGGATACAACACCGATTATTATGGTTTCAAAAAATCATTAAAACCTTTATTAAAGTCACACCACAAAAAAGCATTAATTTTAGGCACAGGTGGCGCATCAAAAGCTGTTGCTTTTGCTTTAAATGAATTAGATATACCGTACACATTTGTTTCTCGCGAAGCCAAGGAAAATTGCATTGACTATAATCAAATTAATGCTACGACTTTTGATAATTATCAAATTATAATCAACAGCACTCCAGTCGGTACAAGTCCGAACATAGAAGCTTGCCCAGCAATTCCATATGAGTATTTCACAAAAAAACATATTGCATACGATTTAATATACAATCCCGAAGAAACTACATTTCTTAGAAAAGCAAAAGAAAATGGAGCCACGATAAAAAATGGATACGATATGCTTATTTTTCAAGCCGAAAAAGCTTGGAAGATCTGGAATAAATAA
- a CDS encoding DUF349 domain-containing protein, with product MLEEKNDNLQQADGKLEIESANSTENNQTVSVEINETETAISENTIASSEEELSDKENVVETQNQTALDAITNSNAEESEDETLKERHDLPMHDYNTFSLDELVAELKKLVSSDKVMSVKEHIEEIKKSFLLQYNHLIEEKREEFNAENQDPNEEFQYHSPLKTKFDEYYNIFRDHKNAHFKSLQTNLKTNLENRLAIVEELKELINPQENIKDTLKHFNELRERWKNAGSIPKDKYNHVWNNYHFHVENFYDYLHLDREARDLDFKHNLEQKQKIVARVEELVNEADVSKAFRELQDLHRIWKEDIGPVSKEHRDEIWNKFSELTKKIHDKREVLFESIRGSELQNLEVKKNIISQIEALATEKVNTHSLWLQQIEKVEALRSAFFAAGKVPSDVNEATWGAFKTAVRNFNTFKNSFYKDIKKDQNDNLNKKMALVAKAKELQESTDYESTTPVMKKIQEEWKQIGHVPRKYSDKIWKDFKDACNSYFDKLKEHKNEENGDEVAAFDNKKAYLETIREFQLTGDHKTDLDAIKLHIETWKGFGKVPFPRRHIEGKFNKILDALFEKLSLSKKETEMIRFSNRIDTLSESNDTRKLDNEKIFLMRKIEEVQNEIFQLENNIQFFTNTKNAKKENSIVLEVRKNIALHKESLDVWKEKLHQLRNLDANN from the coding sequence ATGTTAGAAGAAAAGAACGATAACCTGCAACAGGCAGATGGAAAATTAGAAATTGAATCTGCAAATTCTACTGAAAACAATCAAACTGTTTCAGTTGAAATTAATGAAACAGAAACTGCTATATCTGAAAACACAATAGCTTCTTCTGAAGAAGAATTATCAGATAAAGAAAATGTAGTTGAAACTCAAAATCAGACAGCACTAGATGCAATTACCAATTCTAATGCCGAAGAGAGTGAAGATGAAACGCTAAAAGAGCGTCATGACCTTCCGATGCATGATTATAATACTTTTTCGCTAGACGAACTAGTAGCGGAACTAAAAAAATTAGTTTCGTCAGATAAAGTTATGTCTGTAAAAGAGCATATTGAAGAAATCAAAAAATCGTTTTTACTACAGTACAATCATCTTATCGAAGAAAAAAGAGAAGAATTCAATGCTGAGAATCAAGATCCAAACGAGGAATTTCAATACCATTCTCCATTAAAAACAAAATTTGATGAATATTATAACATATTCAGAGATCATAAAAATGCACACTTTAAAAGCCTACAAACTAATCTAAAAACGAATTTAGAAAACAGATTAGCAATTGTTGAGGAATTAAAAGAGCTTATTAACCCACAAGAAAACATCAAAGACACTCTTAAGCATTTTAATGAATTGAGAGAAAGATGGAAAAATGCAGGTTCTATTCCAAAAGACAAATACAATCACGTTTGGAATAACTACCATTTTCATGTAGAGAATTTTTATGATTATTTACATTTGGATCGCGAAGCAAGAGATTTAGATTTTAAACACAATCTAGAGCAAAAACAAAAAATTGTTGCTCGTGTAGAAGAATTAGTAAACGAAGCTGATGTAAGCAAAGCATTTAGAGAATTACAAGATTTACATAGAATCTGGAAAGAAGATATCGGGCCTGTTTCTAAAGAACACCGTGATGAAATATGGAATAAATTTAGTGAGTTAACTAAAAAAATTCATGACAAGCGCGAAGTTTTATTCGAAAGTATTAGAGGTTCTGAACTTCAAAACCTAGAAGTTAAGAAAAATATCATTTCACAAATTGAAGCTCTTGCCACCGAAAAAGTAAACACACATTCTTTATGGTTGCAACAAATAGAAAAAGTAGAAGCTTTACGTTCTGCATTTTTTGCAGCAGGAAAAGTTCCTTCAGATGTAAATGAAGCTACTTGGGGTGCATTTAAAACTGCCGTTAGAAACTTTAATACTTTTAAAAACTCGTTTTACAAAGACATTAAAAAAGATCAAAACGACAATTTAAACAAAAAAATGGCTCTTGTTGCCAAAGCCAAAGAGTTACAAGAAAGCACCGATTACGAATCGACTACTCCTGTAATGAAAAAAATACAGGAAGAGTGGAAACAAATTGGTCATGTTCCTAGAAAATATTCAGATAAAATCTGGAAAGACTTCAAAGATGCTTGTAATAGCTATTTCGATAAATTAAAAGAGCATAAAAACGAAGAGAATGGAGACGAGGTTGCTGCATTTGATAACAAAAAGGCATACTTAGAAACCATCCGTGAATTTCAGCTTACTGGTGACCACAAAACCGATCTTGACGCTATAAAATTACACATCGAGACATGGAAAGGTTTCGGAAAAGTACCATTCCCTAGACGTCACATTGAAGGTAAATTCAATAAAATTCTAGATGCGCTTTTTGAAAAATTAAGCTTAAGCAAAAAAGAAACTGAAATGATTCGTTTTTCAAACAGAATTGATACTTTATCAGAAAGTAACGATACTAGAAAATTAGACAACGAGAAAATTTTCTTAATGCGCAAAATTGAAGAAGTTCAAAATGAAATTTTCCAATTAGAGAATAACATTCAGTTCTTTACCAATACAAAAAATGCTAAGAAAGAAAACTCAATAGTTCTTGAAGTTCGCAAAAACATTGCGCTACACAAAGAAAGTCTTGATGTTTGGAAAGAAAAATTACACCAATTAAGGAATTTAGACGCAAACAACTAA